GCCACATAACCTTCAATATTCTTAGCCTTCTCCTTGGTACTGGGATAATACCAAGCAGCATCTTTATTGGTTTGCCCCTCAACTTCGATACTGTAGTAACTGGCAACACCTTTCCAAGGACAAGTAGTGTGGGTGTTACTTTCAGTAAAGTACTGCTTGTTAATGGTGTCAACAGGGAAATAATGGTTTCCCTCGACAACTACAGTATTATCACTCTCGGCTAAAACAACTCCATTCCAAATTGCTTTCGGCATAAATGACTTTGTAAATAAACTATACATATAACATTTTGACACTATCAGCTTATTTGTAGTGAATTTATGGAACCGTGACGCTGCCAAAATAGTTCAGAAGTCATGAAGAGGCAATGAGTTACAGGATTTCCCTCTAGATATTAATTACAATCACTTTTATTTATCAATTTGAAAATTAAAAGCATTTGCTTACATCATAAAGATTTTCTAGCATATTGGTATGGAAAGTTTATTAGCCAAAACAAAGTTAAATTTCGGTTGATAGCCTCGAAGCAAAAAATATCTAAATATGTGAGTAAGCTATGCCTGCGGTGAGCGACGCTAACGCACTTTCTAGAAATGCTCGTCAGCTAAAGATTTTATTTAACATATTTTACATCTT
This portion of the Nostoc sp. GT001 genome encodes:
- a CDS encoding DUF427 domain-containing protein, translated to MPKAIWNGVVLAESDNTVVVEGNHYFPVDTINKQYFTESNTHTTCPWKGVASYYSIEVEGQTNKDAAWYYPSTKEKAKNIEGYVAFWKGVKVEA